The Panthera uncia isolate 11264 chromosome C2, Puncia_PCG_1.0, whole genome shotgun sequence genome contains a region encoding:
- the LOC125920782 gene encoding keratin-associated protein 19-4-like, giving the protein MRYYGNYYGGLGCGCGGFGGLGWGSGWGCGSFRRLGCGWGWGGLRHGSCRPLCYSGYGFSSFY; this is encoded by the coding sequence ATGAGATACTACGGCAACTACTATGGAGGCCTGGGCTGCGGCTGTGGAGGCTTCGGTGGCCTGGGCTGGGGCTCTGGCTGGGGATGTGGCAGCTTCCGCAGACTGGGctgtggctggggctggggaggcctCAGACATGGCTCCTGCCGCCCACTGTGCTACAGCGGATATGGGTTCTCTAGCTTCTACTGA